The Geotalea uraniireducens Rf4 genome window below encodes:
- a CDS encoding glycosyltransferase family 4 protein: MHIGISALNFSPGEMGGQETYFRNLVHHLQRVDRENSYALLCDARKVREFPLSNDSFRVTLCNYDKPSLNWLIRGMLKKMIHLDLVNLRLKGLKLDVIHHPFTVLNPQWSQIPSVLTFLDMQQEYFPQFFSKLELAIRKQISRPSAEKATRIIAISRHVKDCLVEKYGIDAGKIDVIYPGCGAEFRVIDDAVGLAELKLRYGLERPFAYYPAASWPHKNHKTLLAAWKILQERRGFDGQLVLTGIAKQAHGEIQGEVGRLGLDATVKVLGYLPSDELPYLYNLARLMVFPSLFEGFGIPLVEAMACGCPLVCSTATSVPEVAGDAGIQFDPLSPEDMADKLWMVWNDEGAREQLRVKGLQRVKLFDWENTARKTLEVYQKAAGGAR, encoded by the coding sequence ATGCATATAGGGATCAGCGCCCTGAATTTTTCTCCCGGCGAGATGGGGGGGCAGGAGACATATTTCAGGAATCTCGTTCACCATCTGCAGCGGGTGGACAGGGAAAACAGCTATGCCCTGTTGTGCGATGCACGCAAGGTCCGCGAGTTCCCCCTCTCCAACGACTCGTTCAGGGTTACGCTCTGCAATTACGACAAACCCTCGCTCAACTGGCTCATCCGTGGCATGCTGAAAAAGATGATCCATCTGGATCTGGTAAACCTGCGACTGAAAGGGCTAAAGCTCGATGTCATTCATCATCCGTTCACTGTCCTGAACCCCCAGTGGTCCCAGATACCCTCAGTGTTGACCTTTCTTGACATGCAGCAGGAATATTTCCCGCAGTTTTTCTCAAAACTCGAATTGGCCATCCGTAAACAGATATCCCGCCCTTCTGCTGAAAAGGCGACCAGGATCATCGCCATTTCCCGGCATGTTAAGGACTGTCTTGTGGAAAAATACGGGATTGATGCAGGGAAAATTGACGTGATTTATCCCGGTTGCGGCGCCGAATTCCGGGTAATTGACGATGCCGTGGGGCTGGCGGAGCTGAAGCTCCGCTACGGCCTGGAAAGGCCGTTTGCCTATTATCCGGCGGCGAGCTGGCCCCATAAGAATCACAAGACACTCCTGGCGGCCTGGAAGATTTTGCAGGAGAGGCGCGGCTTTGACGGCCAGCTCGTCCTTACCGGCATTGCCAAACAGGCGCACGGCGAAATCCAGGGGGAGGTCGGCAGGCTCGGTCTTGATGCTACGGTGAAGGTCTTGGGCTATCTACCTTCCGATGAACTCCCGTACCTTTACAACCTTGCCCGGCTGATGGTTTTCCCTTCGCTCTTCGAGGGGTTCGGCATTCCGCTGGTGGAGGCCATGGCCTGCGGTTGTCCGCTAGTATGCTCCACGGCGACATCCGTTCCCGAGGTGGCTGGTGATGCCGGGATTCAGTTCGATCCCCTTTCTCCGGAGGATATGGCCGACAAGCTCTGGATGGTCTGGAATGACGAAGGAGCCAGAGAGCAGTTGAGGGTTAAGGGGTTGCAGAGGGTGAAACTGTTTGACTGGGAAAATACGGCGCGTAAGACCCTGGAGGTTTATCAGAAGGCTGCGGGTGGTGCCAGGTGA
- a CDS encoding glycosyltransferase, with amino-acid sequence MKRILVMNFFPAFSPPASGGELRYFHLYNYLSKFYDVTLLSPTFSHHQRELIEHSQTFRECRVPKESIHHNLHIEMDKEKIGTEVSALVCSLSAKSANAYHDMYLELYPKADIIIHESPYMLEYDLFFGFDNKPRIYNSYNSESVLVSQMWTGPNAPKYIDHICELEKRLISKADLVFATSRIEADIFIHQFGACANKVKLAPNGIIPGELNLGRRTASSERKKAIFIGSAHPPNIEAVEFIVYGLCDRCPSIDFYIAGSCCDNFNSVDKPNVYLCGRVDEQQKNALFESADIAINPMFSGAGTNLKTLEFLSSGIPLVSTDVGARGLDLIDRRHFFLATHDNFSEALNMIISNSSELNSVAASGQNYIDSNYSWEKIAGDVHIALEHLEREQKKPFILLLNDFEVSNPVSGGEIRINRLYVNLSKYYRILLFCLNNTGNLKQTAITPDFVEVSFPKTPEHIREEHKQNKGCQVHVTDIVNSYMGVKNNLLLQAVRTIESTSGVVIFVHPYMASLLEVITNRNVIYESLNCETELKASMLSGRHGYRKHIKQVEYLERLVAKRSCFIVSVSDDDHPSLKKLAPVGTEIVTVKNGVDIDPDFQGTDYASVKEIFNGHPIILFIGSAHKPNIDALSFIVGELAPVFSNCYFAIVGTVCGTLTTPKPSNVLLFNKLDELYKDVILRISDVAINPMFSGSGSNLKLAEYFAYQLPVVTTLVGARGYNIEHYRDALVCERSQFSSNLSQLLGNKALQETLSQNGYDHARKFLDWAFLAKRFHGLLQSRLLDTDIKRLLVVTYRFTDPPLGGAEVYLLNVIKQLDSLGTFFIHLVAPDIYDIHNKFHFSTEFTSSVDSHHFLEENNVSITTFPTDKLPNSVMYRNAKELFMVWMKEFVESSLRYIGRYTEPLLMGGWHFPEKMEERLEIWSSNEALVFVDGAHEILISALSPKKRSLKIYADEKLVYNQKQKGVFDIRLELKGAKIIKLLIDPVYVEKVDPRPLGIRVFHMACLKENSNTAKEIKFDRCYRDFLREFFLDEYVSEMIQIARHRDVAVDNLFQTTRGPNSKQLEEWLDAKIKNYDVVLGHSIPFKTSILATNYAKKHGKPVVLLPHFHFDDEFYHWNSYYTALQRADSVITSPKASIPFFYEKINAKTRDVPGGGVFKEEFENVDSASFAELYGSELPFVLVLGRKSGAKNYSCVIEAVKKVNQEKRVCEVVLIGKNEDGRAIEKSEAIYLGEQARKVVLGALQECMCVINMSESESFGIVVLEAWMMKKPVIANEKCPAFVELVDNGINGLLAAKHSLCDTIKFIIDNPNKAKLMGNNGFEKVSDNYTWESIGKKINTLLIDSL; translated from the coding sequence ATGAAAAGAATCCTGGTCATGAATTTTTTCCCGGCATTTTCCCCGCCCGCAAGTGGTGGTGAATTGAGATATTTCCATTTATATAATTACTTGAGCAAGTTCTATGATGTTACTCTTTTATCTCCAACGTTTTCACATCACCAGCGAGAACTCATAGAACATTCGCAAACCTTTCGGGAATGCCGTGTGCCTAAGGAAAGCATTCACCATAATCTTCATATTGAGATGGATAAGGAAAAAATAGGGACTGAGGTCTCCGCATTGGTTTGTTCTTTGAGTGCAAAATCAGCAAATGCATACCATGACATGTACCTAGAATTATATCCAAAAGCGGATATTATCATTCATGAATCACCCTATATGCTGGAATATGATCTATTTTTCGGATTTGATAATAAGCCAAGAATATACAATAGCTATAATAGCGAATCTGTTTTAGTTAGTCAGATGTGGACTGGGCCAAATGCCCCTAAATATATAGACCATATTTGTGAGCTTGAGAAGCGACTTATTTCCAAAGCTGATTTGGTATTTGCAACTTCAAGAATAGAGGCGGATATATTTATTCATCAATTCGGCGCTTGCGCCAATAAAGTCAAACTTGCTCCAAATGGCATTATTCCGGGAGAACTCAATCTTGGACGACGTACAGCATCGTCGGAGAGGAAGAAGGCAATATTTATCGGCAGCGCTCATCCGCCGAACATTGAGGCTGTTGAGTTCATAGTTTATGGCCTATGCGATAGATGCCCAAGTATAGATTTCTATATTGCTGGATCATGCTGTGACAACTTCAATAGCGTCGATAAACCGAATGTTTATTTATGTGGCAGAGTTGATGAACAGCAAAAAAATGCCTTATTCGAAAGCGCGGATATTGCAATAAATCCTATGTTTTCAGGTGCTGGAACAAACCTTAAAACCTTAGAATTTCTCTCAAGTGGAATTCCACTTGTCTCTACTGATGTCGGGGCAAGAGGTCTGGACCTCATAGACAGAAGGCACTTCTTTCTAGCTACTCATGATAACTTCTCTGAAGCACTGAATATGATCATCAGTAATTCATCAGAGTTGAATAGTGTTGCTGCATCTGGTCAGAACTACATTGATTCTAACTATAGTTGGGAAAAAATAGCTGGGGATGTACATATAGCTTTGGAACATCTTGAAAGAGAGCAAAAGAAGCCATTTATTTTGCTCTTAAATGATTTTGAAGTGTCTAATCCAGTTTCTGGTGGTGAAATAAGGATAAATCGGCTTTATGTCAATTTGTCGAAGTATTACCGAATTTTGCTCTTCTGTCTTAACAACACCGGAAACCTCAAGCAAACTGCTATTACTCCTGATTTTGTTGAAGTGTCATTTCCTAAAACTCCAGAACATATAAGGGAAGAGCATAAACAGAATAAAGGTTGCCAGGTCCACGTTACAGACATTGTTAATTCGTATATGGGCGTAAAAAATAACCTGTTGCTGCAGGCAGTTAGGACGATTGAGAGTACTTCAGGTGTAGTTATTTTTGTTCATCCTTATATGGCTAGTTTGCTCGAGGTTATCACCAATAGAAATGTTATCTACGAGAGCCTGAACTGTGAAACTGAATTAAAAGCTTCAATGTTATCCGGCCGCCATGGTTACCGAAAACATATAAAACAGGTTGAGTATTTAGAACGCTTAGTTGCCAAACGCAGTTGTTTCATTGTAAGTGTTTCTGATGATGATCACCCTTCGCTCAAAAAGCTTGCGCCGGTAGGAACGGAGATTGTTACAGTAAAAAACGGCGTGGATATTGATCCCGATTTTCAGGGAACAGATTACGCTAGTGTAAAGGAGATCTTTAACGGTCATCCAATCATTTTGTTTATCGGTAGCGCGCATAAACCCAATATAGATGCGCTGAGTTTTATTGTTGGCGAGTTAGCTCCTGTTTTTTCGAATTGTTATTTTGCTATTGTTGGTACTGTCTGCGGCACCTTAACGACCCCAAAACCTTCAAATGTTCTTCTTTTTAATAAGCTAGACGAGCTGTATAAGGATGTAATCCTACGGATATCTGATGTTGCCATCAATCCAATGTTTAGTGGGTCAGGTTCAAACCTGAAGCTTGCAGAGTATTTTGCATATCAGCTTCCTGTGGTGACAACTCTTGTGGGGGCCCGAGGCTACAACATTGAACATTACCGAGATGCATTAGTTTGTGAACGCTCCCAATTTAGCAGCAACTTGTCTCAACTGCTGGGCAATAAAGCCTTGCAGGAGACTTTGTCACAGAATGGATATGATCATGCAAGGAAATTTTTAGATTGGGCCTTCCTGGCAAAGCGATTCCACGGTCTGCTCCAATCACGACTACTTGATACTGACATAAAAAGGCTTTTGGTGGTGACATACCGGTTCACTGACCCTCCCCTTGGCGGGGCGGAAGTGTACTTGTTAAACGTTATTAAACAGCTTGATTCACTGGGTACTTTCTTTATTCACCTTGTTGCTCCGGACATTTATGATATTCATAATAAATTCCACTTCTCAACGGAATTTACGAGCTCTGTAGATTCACATCATTTCCTAGAAGAAAATAATGTGTCAATAACAACATTTCCCACGGATAAACTGCCGAATTCTGTAATGTATCGGAATGCAAAAGAACTCTTTATGGTGTGGATGAAAGAGTTTGTTGAAAGTTCTCTCCGTTATATTGGACGTTATACTGAACCACTCCTTATGGGGGGGTGGCATTTTCCAGAAAAAATGGAAGAGCGCTTGGAGATTTGGTCGAGTAATGAAGCGCTGGTCTTTGTGGACGGTGCTCATGAAATATTGATATCAGCATTAAGTCCCAAAAAACGATCGTTGAAAATTTATGCGGATGAGAAACTTGTTTACAATCAGAAGCAAAAGGGTGTTTTTGACATTAGGTTAGAATTGAAGGGCGCGAAGATTATCAAGTTATTGATTGACCCTGTTTATGTTGAGAAGGTCGATCCACGGCCTTTAGGTATCCGAGTCTTCCATATGGCATGCCTGAAAGAAAATAGTAATACTGCTAAGGAGATTAAGTTTGACAGATGCTATCGTGATTTTCTTCGAGAGTTTTTTTTAGACGAATATGTGTCAGAGATGATCCAAATTGCAAGACATAGAGATGTTGCTGTGGATAACCTTTTCCAGACCACACGAGGCCCAAATTCAAAGCAGCTAGAAGAATGGCTTGATGCAAAAATAAAAAACTACGATGTTGTGCTTGGGCACAGCATTCCATTTAAAACATCAATCCTGGCGACGAACTATGCAAAGAAACATGGCAAACCGGTAGTCTTATTGCCCCATTTCCATTTTGATGATGAATTCTATCACTGGAATTCATATTATACCGCGTTACAACGTGCTGACAGTGTAATAACTTCTCCAAAAGCGTCAATCCCGTTCTTCTATGAGAAAATTAACGCTAAAACTAGAGATGTCCCAGGTGGAGGGGTGTTTAAGGAAGAATTTGAAAATGTTGATAGCGCTTCCTTTGCTGAACTTTATGGTTCTGAATTACCGTTTGTACTGGTTCTAGGGAGGAAATCTGGAGCTAAAAATTACTCCTGTGTTATTGAGGCAGTAAAAAAGGTGAATCAAGAAAAAAGGGTGTGTGAGGTAGTGCTAATAGGGAAGAATGAGGATGGCAGAGCTATCGAAAAATCTGAAGCTATTTATTTAGGAGAGCAGGCAAGAAAAGTGGTTCTGGGAGCTCTTCAAGAATGTATGTGTGTAATAAATATGAGTGAAAGTGAGAGCTTTGGAATTGTTGTGCTTGAAGCGTGGATGATGAAAAAACCAGTTATAGCGAACGAGAAATGCCCTGCTTTTGTAGAATTAGTAGACAATGGAATAAATGGCTTGTTGGCAGCTAAGCATTCTCTCTGTGATACTATCAAATTTATTATTGATAATCCTAATAAAGCTAAATTGATGGGGAATAATGGGTTTGAAAAAGTGTCCGATAATTATACCTGGGAATCGATAGGTAAAAAAATAAATACACTATTGATTGATTCTTTGTGA
- a CDS encoding glycosyltransferase family 2 protein: MESNRKVSIVTPTYNAVNDIETCLLSVAHQTYKNKEHLIIDGASTDATLEIVKRYADKYSHIKFISEKDNGIYDAMNKAIDLTSGEWIYFLGCDDVFYNDTVLEEIFNIGGIDLFDVVYGNVLWGDTGKIYDGKFSTLKLMDQNICHQAIFYEKSIFSKLGKFDTKYKILADYVFNMKWFNNDGVRSKYVNNIIAKYGINGRSSNVQDMDFWEDRALIYKENFPAEYVLFKDKLQYIELDIKQKEHQLAERDRQLTDRDRQLADRDQRITDLINSFSWRITKPLRWLNAVILTKLGVGNYRR, translated from the coding sequence GTGGAAAGTAACCGGAAAGTAAGCATTGTAACTCCTACATATAATGCTGTAAATGATATAGAGACATGCCTGTTAAGTGTTGCCCATCAGACATATAAGAATAAGGAGCATTTGATTATTGATGGAGCCTCGACAGATGCCACTTTAGAGATTGTAAAGCGATACGCAGATAAATATTCACATATAAAATTCATCTCTGAAAAAGACAATGGCATTTATGACGCCATGAATAAGGCGATTGACCTGACAAGTGGCGAATGGATATATTTTCTGGGCTGTGACGACGTTTTCTATAATGACACGGTTCTTGAAGAAATATTCAATATTGGCGGAATAGATTTATTTGATGTTGTTTACGGTAATGTGCTATGGGGGGATACCGGCAAAATTTATGATGGTAAATTTTCTACGCTTAAATTGATGGATCAAAATATTTGCCATCAGGCAATATTTTATGAAAAATCAATATTTAGTAAATTGGGTAAATTTGATACCAAATATAAAATATTGGCTGATTATGTCTTCAATATGAAATGGTTTAATAACGATGGGGTTAGATCAAAGTATGTAAATAATATTATAGCAAAGTATGGAATTAATGGACGTTCTTCTAATGTACAAGATATGGATTTTTGGGAAGACAGAGCACTTATTTATAAAGAAAATTTTCCGGCTGAATATGTATTGTTTAAGGATAAATTACAATACATTGAATTAGACATAAAGCAAAAAGAGCATCAGTTGGCTGAACGTGACCGACAACTGACAGACCGAGACAGGCAGTTGGCAGACCGAGACCAGAGGATTACCGATCTGATTAATTCCTTTAGCTGGAGGATAACCAAGCCACTTAGATGGCTGAATGCAGTTATTTTGACAAAACTAGGTGTAGGCAATTACAGAAGATAA
- a CDS encoding glycosyltransferase: MGNIRYSISIVVLNNLDITKKCLQLIEANSGPDYELIISDNGSVDGTAEFLRDYSLCHANCKIISYAYNTGFGHPHNQALLEARGEYFVVLNNDIFIHESGWLEKLSRCFDENARLAIVGFTGGYSALDDIGHGVKEPARGEYIQASCLMIPRRMADSFGLFAEEYELAYWEDVDLSLRYRQMGFDIQLVSCLHEHIDNATSATIDKVLLSRVRARNHKTFQKRWSGYLEKRSFTGRVLICAVTDSLDSLLAVTTVLQRLKDEQLLVNFDLITNHPEVFLLHPAVDACFLPNEVPDHEGYDRIIDLDFSSIPPGQPVVLALAEQAVVTITRLFPVLHLDSLKQTIATPFLVPGKEYAVLTVSCEDEHFEQIKALVAEAGYEPVIVEVLDDGAAYSIDNGERVDFRAMAAAVSTSRLLIGPSGVPLKVAQALGVPVIAIFRQGEDPLALGIDFARASWIFARSDLPRQLEDVLNEEGDRAEAELAYLQKSILQRMADYNALWLGYRGQTERIEQIAQEYAELENQFRCKSLEYDEIIARQEQVIAEYDHKISALENSLIWRVTSPIRRMIDFMLNQFRGNSCG; this comes from the coding sequence ATGGGGAATATTCGATATAGCATCTCGATTGTCGTTCTCAATAATCTGGATATTACCAAGAAGTGCCTTCAATTGATCGAAGCCAATTCAGGTCCTGATTATGAACTCATCATCAGCGATAACGGTTCAGTCGATGGTACTGCCGAATTTCTGCGCGACTACTCCCTTTGCCATGCAAACTGTAAAATCATTTCCTATGCGTACAACACGGGGTTTGGACACCCACACAATCAGGCCCTGCTTGAGGCGCGTGGTGAATATTTTGTTGTCCTCAATAACGATATCTTCATCCATGAGTCAGGCTGGCTGGAGAAGCTTTCCAGGTGTTTTGACGAAAATGCCAGGTTGGCAATTGTAGGTTTTACAGGTGGTTATTCTGCACTGGATGATATCGGTCATGGTGTGAAGGAACCAGCAAGAGGGGAGTATATACAGGCTTCTTGCCTGATGATCCCGAGGAGAATGGCCGATAGTTTTGGACTTTTTGCCGAAGAGTATGAGTTGGCATACTGGGAAGATGTAGACTTATCCTTGAGATACCGTCAGATGGGGTTCGATATCCAGCTTGTCAGTTGCTTACACGAACATATTGATAATGCCACCTCTGCCACTATCGATAAAGTGTTGTTGTCGAGGGTTCGCGCCCGCAATCACAAAACGTTTCAAAAGAGATGGTCCGGTTACCTGGAGAAACGCTCTTTCACCGGCCGCGTGTTGATTTGTGCCGTTACCGACAGTCTTGACAGCCTGCTGGCCGTTACCACGGTGCTGCAGAGGCTCAAGGACGAGCAATTATTGGTAAACTTCGACCTGATCACCAATCATCCTGAGGTGTTCTTACTTCATCCCGCTGTTGACGCCTGTTTTCTGCCGAACGAGGTACCAGATCATGAAGGCTATGACAGGATCATCGACCTTGATTTCAGTAGTATCCCCCCCGGACAACCGGTGGTCCTTGCTTTGGCAGAGCAGGCTGTCGTAACCATTACCCGGCTTTTTCCTGTACTTCATCTGGATTCGTTGAAACAGACCATTGCAACTCCCTTCTTGGTTCCAGGCAAGGAATATGCTGTCCTGACGGTTTCGTGCGAGGACGAGCATTTTGAGCAGATCAAGGCCCTTGTTGCTGAAGCAGGGTATGAGCCGGTTATAGTGGAGGTTCTTGACGATGGGGCGGCTTACAGTATCGACAACGGTGAGCGAGTCGACTTTCGTGCAATGGCGGCAGCGGTTTCTACGAGCAGATTGTTAATCGGCCCTAGCGGAGTACCTCTGAAGGTTGCCCAGGCGTTAGGTGTGCCGGTGATAGCCATATTCCGGCAAGGGGAGGATCCGCTTGCTCTAGGGATTGATTTCGCGCGTGCTAGCTGGATTTTTGCGCGCAGTGATCTGCCTCGGCAATTGGAAGATGTTCTTAATGAAGAGGGAGATAGGGCTGAAGCGGAATTAGCCTATTTGCAGAAATCGATACTGCAACGCATGGCCGACTATAATGCCTTATGGCTTGGATACAGGGGGCAGACTGAGCGGATCGAGCAAATTGCACAGGAGTATGCTGAACTGGAGAATCAGTTTCGATGCAAATCGCTAGAATATGACGAAATCATTGCAAGGCAAGAACAAGTAATTGCAGAGTACGATCATAAAATTAGTGCCTTGGAGAATTCTTTGATCTGGAGAGTAACCAGCCCGATCAGGCGGATGATTGATTTTATGCTGAATCAGTTTCGGGGGAATTCATGCGGCTGA
- a CDS encoding GDP-mannose 4,6-dehydratase, whose protein sequence is MKKALICGVSGQDGAYLAQLLVSKGYEVYGTARDAQMSTFYNLEKLGIRSQVNVESMALNDFRSVLQTLVRIKPDELYNLAGQSSVGLSFDQPVETLESISVGTLNILEAIRFLNTPIRFYNAGSSESFGDTGGAAADETTPFRPRSPYAVAKATAFWEVANYREAYGLFACSGILFNHESPLRPERFVTRKIVSAACRIAAGRGEKLNLGNISICRDWGWAPEYVDAMWRMLQKETPDDFVIATGETHSLEEFVAETFRCVGLDWREHVVTDPSLLRPTDIAVGKGNPAKAFKELDWRAKYAMKDVVQMMMDSELQS, encoded by the coding sequence ATGAAAAAAGCCCTGATCTGTGGCGTATCCGGCCAAGACGGCGCATACCTCGCCCAACTTTTGGTGAGTAAAGGCTACGAAGTCTACGGCACTGCGCGCGATGCGCAGATGTCCACCTTTTACAACCTGGAAAAACTGGGGATACGTTCCCAGGTAAACGTCGAATCCATGGCGCTCAATGACTTCCGCAGCGTCCTGCAGACCTTGGTCAGGATTAAGCCCGATGAGCTGTACAACCTGGCCGGTCAGAGTTCGGTCGGGCTCTCCTTTGACCAGCCGGTGGAGACGCTGGAGAGCATCAGCGTCGGGACCCTCAACATCCTGGAGGCGATCCGGTTCCTGAACACCCCGATCAGGTTTTACAATGCCGGTTCCAGTGAATCTTTCGGCGATACCGGCGGCGCTGCCGCCGATGAAACAACACCGTTCCGCCCCCGCAGCCCCTATGCGGTGGCCAAGGCAACCGCCTTCTGGGAAGTGGCCAATTACCGCGAGGCGTACGGCCTGTTCGCCTGCTCGGGGATTCTGTTCAATCACGAGTCCCCCCTGCGACCCGAACGGTTCGTCACCAGAAAGATCGTGTCGGCTGCCTGCCGGATTGCAGCGGGAAGAGGTGAAAAACTCAACCTGGGCAACATCTCTATCTGCCGCGACTGGGGATGGGCACCGGAGTATGTGGATGCCATGTGGCGCATGCTGCAAAAGGAGACGCCGGATGACTTCGTCATCGCCACGGGCGAGACCCATTCCCTGGAAGAGTTTGTGGCCGAGACCTTCAGGTGTGTGGGGCTGGATTGGCGCGAGCATGTGGTTACCGATCCGTCTCTGCTAAGACCGACCGACATTGCCGTTGGCAAAGGGAACCCTGCCAAGGCTTTCAAGGAACTTGACTGGCGGGCAAAGTATGCAATGAAAGATGTGGTGCAGATGATGATGGACAGTGAGTTGCAGTCATGA
- a CDS encoding glycosyltransferase family 4 protein: protein MTDALCGSPFYNTIKLDNELSDDNRFFTVFKAPFPFITVCRFLLFLQAKVTGKSIKIANADIFFGTNFRGVFTGSAKTVLTIHDMAHEYFPDAVDEVNIGYLKNELPQAAKKAHLLIADSENTKKDIMRFLDVPEEKVRVIYLGVDEGFKPLPDPDLQATVRDRYRLPSRFILFVGTVQPRKNLDGLMRAYAQLCARPDFSHTLVIAGGSGWKNEGLKELIRTLGLGEKVHFTGYVDETDLPVIYNLADLFVFPSFYEGFGLPLLEAMACGVPVVSSNASCLPEVAGDSALLVYPHSVEDIAAGIARLLGDEALRRTCIERGRERAKLFTWEKCARETLDVFRTITAG from the coding sequence TTGACTGATGCGCTCTGTGGGTCGCCGTTTTACAACACTATCAAGCTGGACAATGAATTGTCTGACGACAATAGATTCTTTACAGTCTTCAAGGCACCATTTCCTTTTATCACGGTTTGTCGCTTCCTGCTGTTTTTGCAGGCAAAGGTTACTGGCAAATCGATCAAAATTGCCAATGCGGATATCTTTTTCGGGACAAATTTCCGCGGTGTTTTTACCGGCTCGGCCAAAACCGTGCTTACCATCCATGACATGGCCCATGAATATTTCCCGGATGCGGTGGATGAGGTAAACATCGGCTATTTGAAGAACGAGCTGCCGCAAGCGGCCAAAAAGGCCCATCTCCTTATTGCTGATTCTGAAAATACCAAAAAGGATATCATGCGGTTTCTTGATGTCCCCGAAGAGAAGGTCCGGGTCATTTATCTTGGTGTGGATGAAGGATTCAAACCGCTACCTGATCCCGACCTGCAGGCAACAGTGCGGGACCGCTACAGGCTGCCTTCCCGGTTTATCCTCTTTGTTGGCACTGTGCAGCCACGCAAGAATCTCGATGGGTTGATGCGGGCCTATGCGCAACTCTGCGCTCGTCCGGATTTCAGTCATACGCTGGTGATTGCCGGTGGTTCCGGCTGGAAAAACGAAGGTCTGAAAGAACTCATCCGCACCCTTGGTCTTGGGGAAAAGGTCCATTTTACCGGCTATGTGGACGAAACGGATCTGCCGGTCATCTATAACCTGGCGGACTTGTTCGTGTTCCCCAGTTTCTATGAAGGATTCGGCTTGCCGCTCCTGGAGGCCATGGCCTGTGGTGTACCGGTGGTGTCATCGAATGCGTCGTGTCTGCCGGAGGTTGCCGGTGACTCCGCGCTGCTGGTCTATCCCCACTCGGTTGAGGACATTGCGGCGGGCATTGCCCGTCTCCTTGGCGACGAGGCGTTGAGAAGAACCTGCATTGAGAGAGGCCGTGAACGGGCAAAATTGTTTACCTGGGAAAAATGCGCCCGTGAGACGCTTGATGTTTTCCGAACAATCACGGCAGGTTGA